A section of the Kribbella sp. HUAS MG21 genome encodes:
- a CDS encoding TIGR03936 family radical SAM-associated protein has product MAPVQAPPSQQLPAVQKLRVRFAKRGRLRFTSHRDFQRAFERAVRRAGLPVAFSHGFSPHPKISYAGAAPTGAASEAEYLEISLTQERDAEQVRAALDEALPPGLDVLEVVVAGPGALAERLEASEWRIALPGVDPGAAEEAVAAFLGREEILVERMTKRGLRSFDCRAAVLRLTVASEPGSVATCAILQVVLRHGTPAVRPDDVLAGVLEVAALPVTGPALLTRLAQGPLIAATGTVDDPLARDRDATQATATGQAGPHQTHPAEGDAAAPSVP; this is encoded by the coding sequence GTGGCACCTGTTCAAGCTCCGCCCTCACAGCAGCTTCCCGCGGTCCAGAAACTGCGGGTGCGGTTCGCCAAGCGAGGGCGGCTGCGATTCACCTCACACCGCGACTTCCAGCGGGCGTTCGAGCGCGCCGTACGGCGGGCCGGGCTGCCGGTCGCGTTCTCGCACGGGTTCAGTCCGCACCCGAAGATCTCGTACGCCGGTGCGGCGCCGACCGGGGCCGCGTCCGAGGCGGAGTACTTGGAGATATCGCTCACACAGGAGCGGGACGCCGAACAGGTCCGCGCCGCCCTCGACGAGGCCCTGCCGCCCGGACTCGACGTCCTGGAGGTCGTCGTCGCGGGGCCCGGCGCGCTGGCCGAGCGGCTGGAGGCCAGTGAGTGGCGGATCGCGTTGCCGGGAGTGGATCCCGGGGCCGCCGAGGAGGCCGTGGCGGCGTTCCTCGGGCGGGAGGAAATTCTCGTCGAGCGCATGACCAAACGGGGGCTTCGCTCGTTCGACTGTCGGGCTGCCGTTCTCCGACTCACCGTCGCGAGTGAACCGGGGTCGGTTGCGACGTGTGCGATACTGCAAGTGGTGTTACGGCACGGAACCCCGGCCGTGAGACCCGACGACGTTCTCGCCGGCGTGCTCGAAGTAGCGGCGCTCCCGGTGACGGGCCCGGCTCTTTTGACGCGGCTCGCCCAGGGCCCGCTGATCGCGGCAACCGGCACGGTGGACGACCCGCTCGCTCGTGACCGCGACGCCACCCAGGCGACCGCGACCGGCCAGGCAGGTCCCCACCAGACGCATCCAGCGGAGGGCGACGCCGCCGCTCCCTCTGTGCCCTGA
- a CDS encoding anthrone oxygenase family protein, with product MNGLRVASLLAATMTTGLVAGVYAIYANAFMPGLAKTDDKTFVGAFQAVDRAILNPLFLGLGFLGAAVLTLLAGLLSLKQDALPWIAAAFVLYLVTIVLTVAVNVPLNDALKAAGDPATIDVAAARAAFDEARWRTFNLIRTVLATASFGLLGWALYLTGKSAAQP from the coding sequence ATGAACGGACTGCGGGTGGCGTCGTTGCTGGCGGCCACGATGACGACGGGCCTGGTAGCCGGCGTGTACGCGATCTACGCGAACGCGTTCATGCCCGGCCTGGCCAAGACCGACGACAAGACGTTCGTCGGGGCGTTCCAGGCGGTCGACCGGGCGATCCTGAACCCGCTGTTCCTCGGCCTCGGATTCCTCGGCGCGGCGGTGCTCACGCTGCTCGCGGGCCTGCTCAGCCTCAAGCAGGACGCGCTGCCGTGGATCGCGGCCGCGTTCGTGCTGTACCTGGTTACGATCGTCCTCACGGTGGCGGTGAACGTCCCGCTGAACGACGCGCTCAAGGCGGCCGGCGACCCCGCGACCATCGACGTCGCCGCGGCGCGAGCGGCGTTCGACGAGGCCAGGTGGCGCACCTTCAACCTGATCCGCACCGTGCTCGCGACGGCGTCGTTCGGGCTCCTCGGCTGGGCCCTGTATCTCACCGGCAAGTCCGCGGCCCAGCCCTGA
- a CDS encoding M64 family metallopeptidase: MRTKLLTVVLALLAGVLAALPARAAAPGAAPDAAVVPIQVSGPAASRFNLVVMGDGYTAAELPKFREQLDKHLNVLWSIEPFKSYRNYINVYAVEIASPESGLDCDPDLTAPRRDTPLQMGFWGGCNPGSVQRLLTVSQAAATQYADLVPGTTSANRQILAIGNSDTYGGAGGAYATASGGNALSALITPHELGHSLGGLQDEYDYYARGDRGAPYQGPEPSSIHHSLLTEQQMLAQQKKWFRWLGEPSESGGTIGRYEGGMYAGSGVWRPSAHSMMKTLGYYFDQVSRERMTQRISAKANLFQDSTPVGDVAADQVVWLQTLHPVDHELDVTWAVDGTALRTANARSVDLSTLELTPGKHTLTATIVDPTEFIRDPAVRPSAIRSWTIDTSLTAQPPAAPSPPTGSAPASTDSAPTFTASTPTDHPVSADEVVYAETAQSAGAIIWKVDGRIVDNPGNDRDLDLAPLQLTGRHTLTAEAGTETLTWDVDGVEPVVTPTMSKPLLQVQKPGGPEYIYNDAFTMGLAAQDDSAGYVVPEFRVDGDGWYNYFGWPTDASAPFRFTAEGTEIDQLVYGKLGVPRVVPWDDVPPGYGRHQVEYRAIDATGNIGTPRRFAVTLLRPAPACTTTITGVHDGPLYVGSGVTCLVDATVSGPVLVAAGASLVATDSRVNGPVRADKAADLQLLRSTIAGPVSADGVTRSLVAIGTTVHGPVSVTNSRTAEPVALAGNTVNGPLTCTANTPAPTNLQAPNHVSGPRSGQCARL; this comes from the coding sequence ATGCGCACCAAGCTCCTGACCGTGGTCCTGGCCCTGCTCGCGGGCGTCCTCGCGGCGCTGCCGGCGCGGGCCGCGGCACCAGGAGCCGCTCCGGACGCGGCCGTCGTACCGATCCAGGTCTCCGGCCCGGCGGCGTCGCGGTTCAACCTGGTGGTGATGGGCGACGGCTACACCGCCGCCGAGCTGCCGAAGTTCCGCGAGCAGCTCGACAAGCACCTGAACGTGCTCTGGAGCATCGAACCGTTCAAGTCGTACCGGAACTACATCAACGTGTACGCCGTCGAGATCGCGTCGCCCGAGTCCGGGCTCGACTGCGACCCGGACCTGACCGCGCCGAGGCGCGACACCCCGCTGCAGATGGGCTTCTGGGGCGGGTGCAACCCGGGCAGCGTCCAGCGCCTGCTGACCGTCAGCCAGGCGGCAGCGACGCAGTACGCCGACCTCGTGCCGGGGACGACGAGCGCGAACCGGCAGATTCTTGCCATCGGCAACAGCGACACGTACGGCGGGGCGGGCGGGGCGTACGCGACCGCGTCCGGGGGCAACGCGCTCTCCGCGCTGATCACGCCGCACGAGCTCGGGCATTCGCTGGGCGGCCTGCAGGACGAGTACGACTACTACGCCCGCGGCGACCGCGGGGCGCCGTACCAGGGTCCTGAGCCGTCCTCGATCCACCACAGCTTGCTGACCGAGCAGCAGATGCTGGCGCAGCAGAAGAAGTGGTTCCGGTGGTTGGGGGAGCCGTCGGAGTCCGGCGGGACGATCGGGCGGTACGAGGGCGGGATGTACGCCGGTTCGGGCGTCTGGCGGCCGAGTGCGCACTCGATGATGAAGACCCTCGGGTACTACTTCGACCAGGTGTCGCGCGAGCGGATGACCCAGCGGATCTCAGCGAAGGCGAACCTGTTCCAGGACAGCACGCCGGTCGGGGACGTCGCGGCCGACCAGGTCGTCTGGCTGCAGACGCTGCACCCGGTCGACCACGAGCTCGACGTGACGTGGGCCGTCGACGGTACGGCGCTGCGCACCGCGAACGCCCGCTCCGTCGACCTCTCGACGCTCGAGCTGACACCGGGGAAGCACACGCTGACCGCGACGATCGTCGACCCGACCGAGTTCATCCGCGATCCCGCCGTCCGCCCGTCGGCAATCCGATCGTGGACAATCGACACTTCCCTGACCGCGCAGCCACCGGCCGCGCCGTCGCCGCCCACGGGTTCCGCGCCGGCGTCGACCGACTCCGCGCCGACGTTCACCGCCTCGACGCCCACGGATCACCCGGTGAGTGCCGACGAGGTCGTGTATGCCGAGACTGCGCAGTCGGCCGGTGCGATCATCTGGAAAGTCGACGGTCGGATTGTCGACAATCCGGGGAACGACCGCGACCTCGACCTCGCACCCCTGCAACTCACCGGCCGGCACACCCTGACCGCCGAGGCCGGCACCGAGACCCTGACCTGGGACGTCGACGGCGTCGAACCGGTGGTCACGCCCACGATGTCGAAACCGCTGCTCCAGGTGCAGAAGCCGGGCGGTCCGGAGTACATCTACAACGACGCGTTCACGATGGGGCTCGCGGCGCAGGACGACAGCGCGGGCTACGTCGTGCCGGAGTTCCGCGTCGACGGCGACGGTTGGTACAACTACTTCGGCTGGCCGACGGACGCCTCGGCGCCGTTCCGGTTCACCGCGGAGGGGACCGAGATCGACCAGCTCGTGTACGGGAAGCTCGGCGTACCGCGGGTCGTGCCGTGGGACGACGTACCGCCGGGCTACGGGCGCCATCAGGTCGAGTACCGCGCGATCGATGCCACCGGCAACATCGGTACGCCGCGGCGCTTCGCCGTCACACTGCTGCGCCCGGCGCCGGCCTGCACGACGACGATCACCGGCGTACACGACGGTCCGCTGTACGTCGGCTCAGGCGTCACGTGCCTGGTCGACGCGACGGTCAGCGGCCCGGTCCTGGTCGCCGCCGGAGCATCGCTCGTGGCGACCGATTCGCGCGTCAACGGCCCCGTCCGGGCGGACAAGGCCGCCGACCTGCAACTGCTCCGCTCGACGATCGCCGGACCCGTCTCCGCGGACGGCGTCACCCGCAGCCTGGTCGCAATCGGGACCACGGTCCACGGCCCCGTCTCGGTCACGAACAGCCGGACGGCGGAACCGGTCGCGCTGGCCGGCAACACCGTCAACGGTCCGCTCACCTGCACCGCCAACACCCCCGCACCGACCAACCTGCAGGCGCCGAACCACGTCTCCGGACCTCGCAGCGGGCAATGCGCGCGGCTCTGA
- a CDS encoding lysophospholipid acyltransferase family protein: MTEPAQSPRREPDPAVVDAGDGDGKGIYWVLKNVIVGPPVKRIFRPKIVGAENVPETGPAIIASNHLSYSDWIFMPLVLRRRVTFVAKSDYFTGAGIKGRFQRGFFKGTGQVPIDRSGGSASEGAMRAGMKVLERGELFGIYPEGTRSHDGRLYKGRTGVARLALEAKVPVIPCGVIGTDVVAPPGKIVASFASPTVKFGEPLDFSRYEGMESDRLILRAVTDEIMYKIMELSGQEYIDMYATKAKQLEGRAVTGAPTKVRKSDT, encoded by the coding sequence ATGACGGAACCGGCACAGTCGCCGCGGCGGGAGCCGGACCCTGCGGTCGTGGATGCCGGTGACGGCGACGGCAAGGGCATCTACTGGGTGCTGAAGAACGTGATCGTCGGGCCGCCGGTGAAGCGGATCTTCCGGCCCAAGATCGTCGGCGCCGAGAACGTGCCGGAGACCGGGCCGGCGATCATCGCCAGCAACCACCTCTCGTACTCGGACTGGATCTTCATGCCGCTGGTGCTGCGCCGCCGGGTGACGTTCGTCGCGAAGTCCGACTACTTCACCGGGGCCGGGATCAAGGGCCGGTTCCAGCGCGGGTTCTTCAAGGGCACCGGGCAGGTGCCGATCGACCGCTCCGGCGGTTCGGCGTCCGAGGGCGCGATGCGGGCCGGGATGAAGGTGCTGGAGCGCGGCGAGCTGTTCGGGATCTATCCCGAGGGCACCCGCTCGCACGACGGGCGGCTGTACAAGGGGCGCACCGGGGTCGCGCGGCTCGCGCTGGAGGCGAAGGTGCCGGTGATCCCGTGCGGGGTGATCGGGACCGACGTGGTCGCGCCGCCGGGGAAGATCGTCGCGTCGTTCGCCTCGCCGACGGTGAAGTTCGGCGAGCCGCTGGACTTCTCGCGGTACGAGGGCATGGAGAGCGACCGGCTGATCCTGCGGGCGGTCACCGACGAGATCATGTACAAGATCATGGAGCTGTCCGGGCAGGAGTACATCGACATGTACGCCACCAAGGCCAAGCAGCTCGAGGGCCGCGCGGTGACCGGCGCGCCGACGAAGGTCCGCAAGTCGGACACCTGA
- a CDS encoding prephenate dehydratase, with amino-acid sequence MDGPIAYQGEPGANSAMACTDMFPDREQLPCTTFEDALEAVSSGRAGLAMIPVDNSIAGRVADIHHLLPESGLHIVGEYFLPIHFQLLGVPGTSLDQIRTVRSHVHALGQCRKIIREHGWSTVVADDTAGAAREVSELGDPTVASLSPRAAAELYGLETLASDVEDEHHNTTRFLVLSREPDVPPVGSGPVITSFVYRVRNVSAALYKALGGFATNGVNMTKLESYQLGGMFFATQFYADIEGHPEEPNVALALEELAFFSVEVRILGVYPANEFRAQIAEPAANRALRPHH; translated from the coding sequence GTGGACGGACCGATCGCTTATCAGGGTGAGCCAGGCGCCAACTCGGCGATGGCGTGCACCGACATGTTCCCGGACCGCGAGCAGCTGCCCTGTACGACGTTCGAGGACGCCCTCGAGGCGGTCAGCAGCGGGCGCGCCGGGCTGGCGATGATCCCGGTGGACAACTCGATCGCCGGGCGGGTCGCGGACATCCACCACCTGCTGCCGGAGTCCGGGCTGCACATCGTCGGCGAGTACTTCCTGCCGATCCACTTCCAGTTGCTCGGCGTGCCGGGTACGTCGCTCGACCAGATCCGGACCGTGCGCAGCCACGTGCACGCGCTCGGCCAGTGCCGGAAGATCATCCGCGAGCACGGCTGGTCGACCGTCGTCGCCGACGACACGGCCGGCGCGGCGCGCGAGGTGTCGGAGCTCGGCGATCCCACCGTGGCGTCGCTGTCCCCGCGGGCCGCCGCGGAGCTGTACGGCCTCGAGACGCTGGCGTCGGACGTCGAGGACGAGCACCACAACACGACCCGGTTCCTGGTGCTGTCGCGCGAGCCCGACGTACCGCCGGTGGGGTCCGGGCCTGTCATCACGTCGTTCGTGTACCGCGTCCGGAACGTGTCGGCCGCGCTGTACAAGGCCCTCGGCGGCTTCGCCACGAACGGCGTCAACATGACGAAGCTGGAGTCGTACCAGCTGGGCGGCATGTTCTTCGCCACCCAGTTCTACGCCGACATCGAAGGGCACCCCGAGGAGCCGAACGTAGCCCTCGCCCTCGAGGAGCTCGCGTTCTTCTCCGTCGAGGTGCGCATCCTGGGCGTCTACCCCGCCAACGAGTTCCGCGCCCAAATAGCCGAACCCGCCGCCAACCGAGCCCTCCGCCCGCACCACTAG
- a CDS encoding NUDIX domain-containing protein, with translation MHHFGVYARIGDAAHVLLVRKTRGPYTGLLDLPGGTPEPGETWAETLERELHEELGLHLTPTGAFKHFAVHVHQSSTGTPISLHHRGVYVDVHLPAGLQLAAGSADVTSPDTAGSAWFDLQTGDPAHLSSAARAVLPL, from the coding sequence ATGCATCACTTCGGCGTCTACGCCCGGATCGGCGATGCCGCCCACGTCCTTCTGGTCCGCAAGACCCGCGGCCCGTACACCGGCCTCCTGGACCTCCCCGGCGGAACCCCGGAACCCGGCGAAACCTGGGCCGAAACCCTCGAACGCGAACTCCACGAGGAGCTCGGCCTCCACCTGACTCCGACCGGCGCCTTCAAGCACTTCGCCGTGCACGTACACCAGTCGTCCACAGGCACCCCGATCAGCCTCCACCACCGAGGCGTCTACGTCGACGTACACCTCCCGGCCGGTCTGCAGCTCGCGGCCGGATCCGCCGACGTCACCTCCCCGGACACCGCCGGCTCCGCCTGGTTCGACCTCCAGACCGGTGACCCCGCCCACCTGAGCTCAGCTGCCCGCGCGGTCCTACCGCTCTAG
- a CDS encoding GNAT family N-acetyltransferase: MRIVVVDGADVEVFRKFYEVKFGVRREELEFPVGMGVEEARVFMAREHADVRAEGLGLVDGDVWLGVAWLDWWLVGNTDAVDVELAVAPQYRRRGVASRLLEVAVDKARADGRRIVSGTNLAGDPVTGESPGTAFAAARGFVKKHAELHQVADLPVAELPEHRVDGYEIVQWREHTPDEWMAQFVELLSGMSEDVPTGDRTDEPVHWTPELVRDAEARRVAQGRFTYTTAAVHTASGELAAYTQMGGTPETPERLTQYDTYVRRSHRGNGLGIAVKAPNLRALQSGVARPAVLHTWNAPENAPMIAVNTKLGFRPVAQRTMWEREL, translated from the coding sequence ATGCGGATTGTGGTGGTTGACGGGGCGGATGTTGAGGTTTTCCGGAAGTTCTACGAGGTGAAGTTCGGGGTTCGGCGGGAGGAGCTCGAGTTTCCGGTGGGGATGGGGGTGGAGGAGGCTCGGGTTTTCATGGCTCGGGAGCATGCGGATGTGCGGGCCGAGGGGCTGGGGCTCGTGGACGGGGATGTCTGGCTGGGGGTTGCCTGGCTGGACTGGTGGTTGGTGGGGAACACCGACGCCGTCGACGTCGAGCTTGCCGTCGCGCCGCAGTACCGACGGCGTGGTGTCGCCAGCCGGCTGCTGGAGGTCGCGGTGGACAAGGCACGGGCGGACGGGCGGCGGATCGTGTCGGGTACGAACCTGGCAGGTGATCCGGTGACGGGTGAGAGCCCGGGTACGGCGTTCGCCGCGGCGCGCGGGTTCGTGAAGAAGCACGCCGAGCTGCACCAGGTCGCCGACCTGCCGGTGGCCGAACTCCCGGAGCACCGGGTCGACGGCTACGAGATCGTGCAGTGGCGCGAGCACACGCCCGACGAGTGGATGGCGCAGTTCGTCGAGCTGCTGAGTGGGATGAGCGAGGACGTCCCGACCGGCGACCGCACCGACGAACCCGTGCACTGGACGCCCGAGCTGGTGCGGGACGCGGAAGCGCGCCGCGTCGCCCAGGGACGGTTCACGTACACCACGGCCGCCGTCCACACCGCGTCCGGCGAGCTGGCGGCGTACACCCAGATGGGCGGTACGCCGGAGACGCCCGAGCGCCTCACCCAGTACGACACCTACGTACGCCGCTCGCACCGCGGCAACGGCCTCGGCATCGCGGTCAAGGCCCCGAACCTCCGCGCCCTCCAGTCCGGCGTCGCGCGTCCCGCCGTACTCCACACCTGGAACGCCCCCGAGAACGCCCCGATGATCGCCGTCAACACCAAGCTCGGCTTCCGTCCCGTCGCCCAGCGCACGATGTGGGAACGCGAACTCTGA
- a CDS encoding M43 family zinc metalloprotease — protein sequence MPRKANGRADKHRDDYRMPGEAPATEPNGHAANGQPTADGMPAAGTPASGTSSTTTSAGGSGTGTGSSTGSGAPAANMSGGGSPAANMSGSGAPAAGMGGGGSPGGLGMTGGGTAGGAGMSGASGDDRTEFPTRRQCGVMDVHRRLLTTSAEYAAARSALETATMDYVARQERFTGIAKIPCVVHVVWNTAAQNISQAQIDSQLDVLNRDFRATNPDTSIVPSVFSGLIADTRIEFFLATEDPNGNPTTGVTRTQTSTANFGTDDRVKSSATGGIDPWPTDRYLNIWVCQLGGGLLGYAQFPGGPANTDGVVILHSGFGTNGTAAAPFDLGRTTTHEVGHYLNLFHIWGDDGSGCSGSDECADTPNQAGPNFGVPTFPHVTCSNGPNGDLFYDYMDYTDDRGMVMFTAGQAERMAATLDTVRRDLPVYESERTPEPAGSVVSWGSDRLDAFVLGTDLAMYHKWWDGSAWGPSVAGYEYQGGICMSAPEVASWGPNRLDAFVLGTDRALYHKWWDGSAWNGYEYLGGICMSPPRVATWGANRLDAFVLGTDRALYHKWWDGSAWNGYEYLGGICMSPPEVVAWGPDRLDAFVLGTDNAVYHKWWDGSAWNGYEYLGGVCASPPRVVAWGENRLDMFVIGTDSALYHKWWDGSAWNGWEYMGGVCTTAPTVVSWGSDRLDVFVLGTDSALYHKWWDGSAWGPSLTGYEYMGGICTDEPRVVSWDANRLDVFVTGTDKQLYHKWWDGSAWGPSVTGYEALGGVISDFKVTIPETPAAIEQAVRI from the coding sequence ATGCCGAGGAAGGCCAACGGGCGCGCGGACAAGCACCGAGACGACTACCGGATGCCGGGCGAGGCCCCGGCGACCGAGCCGAACGGGCACGCCGCGAACGGACAGCCCACGGCGGACGGCATGCCGGCGGCCGGCACACCGGCGAGCGGCACCAGCAGTACGACGACCAGCGCCGGCGGCTCAGGCACTGGCACAGGCAGCAGTACAGGCAGTGGAGCACCCGCCGCGAACATGAGCGGCGGCGGTTCGCCGGCCGCCAACATGAGCGGGTCCGGCGCGCCCGCGGCCGGCATGGGCGGCGGCGGTTCGCCCGGCGGTCTCGGGATGACGGGCGGCGGCACGGCCGGTGGTGCCGGTATGAGCGGCGCGTCCGGCGACGACCGGACCGAGTTCCCGACGCGTCGGCAGTGCGGTGTGATGGACGTGCACCGGCGGCTGCTGACGACGTCCGCGGAGTACGCCGCGGCGCGCTCGGCGCTGGAGACCGCGACGATGGACTACGTCGCCCGCCAGGAGCGTTTCACCGGGATCGCGAAGATCCCGTGTGTCGTCCACGTCGTCTGGAACACCGCCGCGCAGAACATCTCGCAGGCCCAGATCGACAGCCAGCTCGACGTCCTGAACCGCGACTTCCGCGCCACCAACCCGGACACCAGCATCGTGCCGAGCGTGTTCAGCGGGCTGATCGCGGACACCCGGATCGAGTTCTTCCTCGCCACCGAGGACCCGAACGGCAACCCGACGACCGGCGTCACCCGGACCCAGACCAGTACGGCGAACTTCGGCACCGACGACCGCGTGAAGTCGTCCGCGACCGGCGGCATCGACCCGTGGCCGACGGACCGGTACCTGAACATCTGGGTCTGCCAGCTCGGCGGCGGCCTGCTCGGGTACGCGCAGTTCCCCGGCGGCCCGGCGAACACCGACGGCGTGGTGATCCTGCACAGCGGCTTCGGCACCAACGGTACGGCGGCCGCGCCGTTCGACCTCGGCCGGACGACGACGCACGAGGTCGGGCACTACCTCAACCTGTTCCACATCTGGGGCGACGACGGCAGCGGCTGCAGCGGCAGCGACGAGTGCGCCGACACCCCGAACCAGGCCGGCCCGAACTTCGGCGTACCGACGTTCCCGCACGTGACCTGCAGCAACGGGCCGAACGGCGACCTGTTCTACGACTACATGGACTACACGGACGACCGCGGCATGGTGATGTTCACCGCCGGCCAGGCGGAGCGGATGGCGGCGACGCTGGACACGGTCCGCCGGGACCTGCCGGTGTACGAGTCCGAGCGGACGCCGGAACCCGCCGGCTCGGTGGTGTCGTGGGGCTCGGACCGGCTCGACGCGTTCGTGCTCGGCACCGACCTGGCGATGTATCACAAGTGGTGGGACGGATCGGCGTGGGGACCGTCCGTCGCCGGTTACGAGTACCAGGGTGGTATCTGTATGAGCGCTCCTGAAGTCGCGTCGTGGGGGCCGAACCGGCTCGACGCGTTCGTCCTCGGCACGGACCGCGCGCTGTACCACAAGTGGTGGGACGGCTCCGCCTGGAACGGGTACGAGTACCTCGGCGGGATCTGCATGAGCCCGCCGCGGGTCGCGACCTGGGGCGCGAACCGGCTCGACGCGTTCGTCCTCGGGACCGACCGCGCGCTGTACCACAAGTGGTGGGACGGCTCCGCGTGGAACGGGTACGAGTACCTCGGCGGGATCTGCATGAGCCCGCCGGAGGTCGTTGCCTGGGGCCCCGATCGGCTGGACGCGTTCGTCCTCGGGACCGACAACGCGGTCTACCACAAGTGGTGGGACGGCTCGGCCTGGAACGGGTACGAGTACCTGGGCGGGGTCTGCGCCTCGCCGCCACGCGTCGTCGCGTGGGGCGAGAACCGGCTCGACATGTTCGTCATCGGCACCGACTCGGCGCTGTACCACAAGTGGTGGGACGGCTCCGCCTGGAACGGCTGGGAGTACATGGGCGGTGTCTGTACGACGGCGCCGACCGTGGTGTCGTGGGGCTCGGACCGGCTGGACGTGTTCGTGCTCGGCACGGACTCCGCGCTGTACCACAAGTGGTGGGACGGCTCCGCGTGGGGACCGTCGCTGACCGGGTACGAGTACATGGGCGGGATCTGCACCGACGAGCCGCGCGTGGTCTCGTGGGACGCGAACCGGCTGGACGTGTTCGTCACCGGCACCGACAAGCAGCTGTACCACAAGTGGTGGGACGGCTCGGCCTGGGGACCGTCGGTCACCGGGTACGAGGCGCTCGGCGGCGTGATCAGCGACTTCAAGGTGACGATCCCCGAGACGCCCGCCGCGATCGAACAGGCGGTGCGGATCTGA
- a CDS encoding M20/M25/M40 family metallo-hydrolase yields the protein MTTGPVRYLVVPTADAAGGARSARFGAKTILWVPAEQRLGRQSRTVPGLLLVTQVGRSFQDEYPDVTPLLDHGRHLVISAADRPRRRSNHCWRIETLRADTTIVDNPVVSSARVDPAISALVAEVSVASYQSDLTWLAGLPTRHSTSTTFTQAMDFAAERMVALGYQTTRMPIAVGAGQSANLIGDRPGTGSDGQGARGLVIVTAHLDSVNLAGGPGASAPGADDNGSGAAGVLELGRLLTNRLWKNDVRLILFGGEEQGLFGSKQYVATLPPAERARVRAVLNMDMIATKNTATPTVLLEGAQVSSAQMNALATAAATYTGLKVETSLNPFASDHVPFITAGMPAVLTIEGADSANGNIHSANDTLNFIDWSLAAEILRMNIAALAGWLEPAAARRPQPAGSVVSWGPGRLDVFAVGMDSALHHKAYDGTWQDFESLGGAVT from the coding sequence ATGACTACTGGACCTGTGCGGTACCTCGTAGTGCCGACCGCCGACGCCGCAGGCGGCGCGCGGTCGGCCCGGTTCGGCGCGAAGACCATCCTCTGGGTGCCGGCCGAGCAGCGGCTTGGGCGGCAGTCGCGGACCGTTCCGGGGCTGTTGCTCGTCACGCAGGTCGGGCGGAGCTTCCAGGACGAGTATCCGGATGTCACGCCGTTGCTGGATCACGGCCGACACTTGGTGATCTCGGCCGCCGACCGGCCGCGGCGGCGCTCCAACCATTGCTGGCGGATCGAGACGCTGCGTGCCGACACGACGATTGTCGACAATCCGGTTGTCTCCAGTGCGCGCGTCGATCCGGCGATCTCGGCGTTGGTGGCCGAGGTGTCCGTGGCGTCGTACCAGAGCGACCTGACCTGGCTGGCGGGCCTGCCGACCAGGCATTCGACGAGTACGACGTTCACCCAGGCGATGGACTTCGCCGCCGAACGGATGGTTGCTCTCGGCTACCAAACGACGAGGATGCCGATCGCCGTAGGTGCGGGACAGTCGGCGAACCTGATCGGCGACCGGCCCGGCACCGGTTCCGACGGCCAGGGCGCGCGCGGTTTGGTGATCGTGACCGCGCATCTGGACTCGGTCAATCTCGCTGGTGGGCCGGGTGCCTCGGCGCCGGGTGCGGACGACAACGGGAGCGGGGCGGCCGGCGTCCTGGAGCTCGGCCGATTGTTGACAAACCGATTGTGGAAGAACGACGTCAGGCTCATCCTCTTCGGCGGCGAGGAGCAGGGCCTGTTCGGCAGCAAGCAGTACGTCGCGACGCTGCCGCCGGCCGAGCGTGCCCGCGTGCGCGCCGTCCTGAACATGGACATGATCGCGACCAAGAACACCGCGACGCCGACCGTCCTGCTGGAGGGCGCGCAGGTCTCGTCCGCCCAGATGAACGCGCTGGCGACCGCCGCCGCGACGTACACCGGGCTGAAGGTCGAGACCTCGCTGAACCCGTTCGCCAGCGACCACGTGCCGTTCATCACCGCCGGGATGCCCGCAGTGCTGACGATCGAGGGTGCGGACAGCGCGAACGGCAACATCCACTCCGCCAACGACACGCTGAACTTCATCGACTGGTCGCTGGCCGCCGAGATCCTCCGGATGAACATCGCCGCCCTGGCCGGCTGGCTCGAACCCGCAGCTGCCCGCCGCCCGCAACCAGCAGGCTCCGTCGTCTCCTGGGGTCCAGGCCGGCTGGACGTGTTCGCGGTCGGCATGGACTCCGCCCTGCACCACAAGGCCTACGACGGAACGTGGCAGGACTTCGAATCGCTCGGAGGTGCGGTGACCTAA